One Desulfobulbaceae bacterium DB1 DNA segment encodes these proteins:
- a CDS encoding F0F1 ATP synthase subunit beta translates to MSNQNVGRVVQVIGPCVDVEFEQGQLPRIMNALFVSNPGISDVPDNLVIEVAQHLGDNVCRCIAMDQTDGLVRGMEARDTGSPIEIPVGAPSLGRIMNVVGRPVDGLGPINSDKKAPIHKPAPLFTEQDTEVHVLETGIKVIDLLVPFPRGGKMGLFGGAGCGKTVIMMEMVNNIAMHHGGISVFCGVGERTREGNDLYHEMKESGVLPKAALVYGQMTEPPGARSRVALTGLSAAEYFRDEEGQDVLFFVDNIFRFTQAGAEVSALLGRIPSAVGYQPTLATDLGALQERITSTTKGSITAVQCVYVPADDLTDPAPATTFAHLDGTVVLSRQIAELGIYPAVDPLDSTSRILDPHVLGEDHYLVAQKVQQSLQKYKDLQDIIAILGMDELSEEDQQLVGRARKIQRFLSQPFTVAETFTGMAGKYVKVDDTVRGFKEILEGKHDDLPETAFYMVGTIEEAVEKAAKAKAA, encoded by the coding sequence ATGAGTAATCAAAATGTAGGAAGAGTTGTCCAGGTAATCGGGCCGTGTGTTGACGTTGAGTTTGAGCAGGGTCAACTTCCCCGGATCATGAATGCTTTGTTTGTTTCCAATCCGGGTATCAGCGATGTGCCGGACAATCTGGTTATTGAAGTTGCCCAGCATCTCGGCGACAATGTCTGCCGCTGTATCGCCATGGATCAGACCGACGGTCTTGTCCGCGGCATGGAAGCCAGGGACACCGGATCACCCATCGAGATTCCGGTCGGAGCGCCTTCTCTCGGCCGCATCATGAATGTTGTCGGTCGCCCGGTTGACGGTTTGGGACCGATTAATTCAGACAAAAAAGCGCCCATTCATAAACCCGCCCCCTTGTTTACCGAGCAGGACACGGAAGTTCATGTTCTTGAAACCGGTATCAAGGTTATCGATCTTCTTGTTCCCTTCCCACGCGGCGGGAAAATGGGATTGTTCGGCGGAGCCGGTTGCGGCAAGACCGTTATCATGATGGAGATGGTTAACAACATCGCCATGCACCACGGTGGTATTTCCGTTTTCTGCGGCGTCGGCGAGCGGACCCGTGAAGGAAACGACCTGTATCATGAGATGAAGGAGTCAGGCGTACTGCCGAAAGCAGCTCTGGTTTACGGGCAGATGACAGAGCCTCCCGGAGCACGTTCCCGGGTTGCCCTCACCGGTCTCTCCGCTGCCGAGTATTTCCGTGACGAGGAAGGTCAGGATGTTCTCTTCTTTGTTGACAACATCTTCCGTTTTACCCAGGCCGGTGCCGAGGTTTCCGCCCTTCTCGGCCGTATTCCTTCCGCTGTTGGTTACCAGCCCACCCTGGCCACCGACCTTGGTGCCCTGCAGGAACGTATTACCTCAACCACCAAGGGGTCCATTACCGCTGTTCAGTGCGTCTACGTACCGGCGGACGACTTGACCGACCCCGCTCCCGCCACCACATTCGCCCATCTTGACGGTACCGTAGTTCTTTCCCGTCAGATCGCCGAGCTGGGAATTTATCCGGCGGTTGACCCGCTTGACTCGACTTCACGTATTCTTGACCCGCATGTTCTCGGCGAAGACCACTACCTGGTAGCCCAGAAGGTTCAGCAGTCTTTGCAGAAATACAAAGACCTGCAGGACATCATCGCGATTCTCGGTATGGATGAGCTTTCCGAGGAAGACCAGCAGCTGGTCGGCCGGGCAAGGAAAATTCAGAGATTCCTTTCCCAGCCCTTTACCGTTGCTGAAACATTCACCGGTATGGCCGGTAAATACGTAAAGGTTGATGACACCGTCCGCGGCTTCAAGGAAATCCTTGAAGGCAAGCACGATGATCTTCCTGAAACCGCGTTTTACATGGTGGGTACCATTGAAGAGGCAGTTGAAAAAGCTGCAAAAGCAAAAGCTGCGTAA
- a CDS encoding recombinase RecA, with product MSEGKSKTLDSAILQIQKQFGKGSIMRLGSDETEAVPVIPTGTLSLDIATGVGGFPRGRITEIFGPESSGKTTLALHVIAEAQKAGGTAAFIDAEHALDVHYADRLGVNTDDLLVSQPDFGEQALEIAEILVRSAAVDVIVIDSVAALVPKAEIDGNIGDSHMGLQARLMSQAMRKLTGILKKTNTSLIFINQIRMKIGVMFGNPETTTGGTALKFYASMRFDIRKLTPIKDGQEVIGNRTKVKIVKNKVAPPFKTAEFDIIYGEGISKAGDLLDLAVEQNIVDKSGAWYSYGNERIGQGRENAKDFIKERPELMAEIDRKVRMGFGLPLPGEELKVAPAAENPAPESDAG from the coding sequence ATCTCTGAGGGCAAAAGCAAAACACTTGATTCAGCGATACTCCAGATACAGAAACAGTTCGGCAAGGGGTCGATCATGCGCCTCGGCTCGGATGAAACCGAGGCCGTTCCCGTTATCCCCACCGGCACCTTAAGCCTTGACATCGCAACCGGTGTCGGCGGCTTCCCCAGAGGAAGGATTACGGAAATATTCGGGCCCGAGTCCTCCGGTAAAACGACCCTGGCCCTGCATGTTATTGCCGAGGCACAAAAGGCGGGCGGCACCGCGGCCTTTATCGACGCCGAACACGCCCTGGATGTTCACTACGCGGACCGCCTCGGCGTCAATACCGACGATCTGCTGGTTTCCCAGCCCGACTTCGGCGAACAGGCCCTGGAAATTGCCGAGATTCTTGTCCGCAGCGCGGCAGTTGACGTCATTGTCATCGACTCGGTAGCCGCCCTGGTGCCCAAGGCGGAGATCGACGGCAATATCGGCGATTCCCATATGGGGCTGCAGGCCAGACTGATGTCCCAGGCCATGCGCAAACTGACCGGCATTCTGAAAAAAACCAACACCTCCCTCATCTTCATCAATCAGATCCGCATGAAAATCGGGGTGATGTTCGGTAACCCGGAAACCACCACCGGCGGCACGGCCCTCAAGTTCTATGCATCCATGCGTTTTGATATCCGCAAGCTGACACCGATCAAGGACGGGCAGGAGGTTATCGGTAACCGCACCAAGGTAAAAATCGTAAAAAACAAGGTCGCGCCGCCCTTCAAGACGGCGGAATTCGACATCATCTACGGTGAGGGCATCTCCAAGGCCGGCGACCTGCTTGACCTGGCAGTGGAACAAAACATCGTCGACAAAAGCGGCGCCTGGTATTCCTACGGCAACGAGCGCATCGGCCAGGGACGCGAAAACGCCAAGGATTTCATCAAAGAACGCCCGGAATTGATGGCGGAAATCGACCGCAAGGTCAGAATGGGATTTGGCCTGCCCCTGCCTGGCGAAGAGCTGAAGGTGGCGCCGGCAGCTGAAAATCCGGCGCCGGAAAGTGACGCCGGATGA
- a CDS encoding ATP synthase F1 subunit gamma yields the protein MPSLKDVKNQISGVKKTSQITKAMNMVSAAKLRGAQMKMENFRPYAGKFNEALGSISGNMKSSEFPLMRVRDVKSAEIVVVTSDRGLCGSFNSNIIRMAEKLMQKYEAEGKKVSIVCVGKKGQQYFKKTGKVRKVYRDIMGNFQMFNAREIAQDIAANFISGETDEVKVVYGSFISVGRQAPVTLNFLPVKPVAAAEGEKKGQTGAYIAEPSPEEIMDVLLPLYMNVMVYNAMLEVGASEHAARMSAMDNATKACRDIIDNLTRIYNKARQSAITGELMDIVGGAEALKG from the coding sequence ATGCCGAGTCTAAAAGATGTCAAAAACCAGATATCTGGTGTAAAGAAGACATCACAGATCACCAAGGCCATGAACATGGTCTCTGCGGCCAAATTGCGCGGCGCCCAGATGAAGATGGAAAATTTCCGTCCTTATGCCGGCAAGTTCAATGAAGCTCTTGGCAGCATCAGTGGCAACATGAAATCAAGCGAGTTCCCGCTGATGAGGGTCCGTGACGTCAAATCCGCTGAAATTGTTGTTGTCACCTCCGATCGTGGTCTGTGCGGTAGTTTTAACAGCAATATCATCCGAATGGCCGAAAAGCTGATGCAGAAATATGAAGCCGAGGGCAAAAAGGTCAGTATCGTCTGTGTCGGAAAAAAAGGTCAGCAATACTTCAAAAAAACAGGAAAGGTTCGCAAGGTCTACCGGGACATCATGGGCAATTTTCAGATGTTCAACGCCCGGGAAATAGCCCAGGACATCGCCGCCAACTTCATATCCGGTGAAACGGATGAAGTGAAGGTTGTTTACGGCAGCTTCATCAGTGTCGGCCGCCAGGCTCCCGTTACCCTGAATTTTTTACCGGTGAAGCCGGTTGCGGCCGCTGAAGGTGAAAAAAAAGGTCAGACCGGCGCCTATATTGCGGAACCAAGCCCGGAAGAGATCATGGACGTTCTCCTTCCGCTTTATATGAATGTCATGGTATACAATGCCATGCTGGAAGTCGGGGCGAGCGAACATGCCGCCCGTATGAGCGCGATGGATAATGCGACGAAAGCGTGTCGAGACATCATCGACAACCTGACCAGGATCTACAACAAGGCACGTCAGTCAGCCATTACCGGCGAACTGATGGATATCGTCGGCGGTGCAGAGGCACTTAAAGGTTAA
- a CDS encoding chemotaxis protein CheX, giving the protein MKAEFINPFLNATKNVLETMCQTQVKAKKPSLKDNALTYGEVTGIIGMVSDDIVGCMILSFSESCILHVVANMLMESPKAKVDDEIVDAVGELTNMICGGAKAQLAKIDYKFDLATPTMVVGKNVEISYYSDAPTIVIPFSTEHGEFVIEANLGSKKGNG; this is encoded by the coding sequence ATGAAAGCAGAATTTATCAATCCTTTTTTGAATGCCACCAAAAATGTTCTTGAGACCATGTGCCAAACCCAGGTGAAGGCCAAGAAACCGAGCCTCAAGGACAATGCATTGACCTATGGCGAGGTGACCGGCATAATAGGCATGGTTTCCGATGACATCGTCGGCTGCATGATTCTCAGCTTTTCCGAGAGTTGTATCCTGCATGTGGTTGCCAACATGCTGATGGAATCTCCCAAGGCCAAGGTTGATGATGAAATCGTCGATGCGGTCGGTGAGCTGACGAACATGATCTGCGGCGGTGCCAAGGCGCAATTGGCCAAAATCGACTATAAATTCGATCTAGCCACCCCGACCATGGTGGTTGGCAAAAATGTCGAAATTTCGTATTATTCCGATGCGCCGACAATTGTCATCCCCTTCAGCACGGAACATGGCGAATTCGTTATAGAGGCAAATCTGGGATCAAAAAAAGGCAATGGCTGA
- a CDS encoding ATP synthase F1 subunit epsilon yields the protein MAETIHLEVVTPSGPVVSEDVDIVSAPGYGGDFGVLANHAPFLSTIKIGGLVYKKDGKENYLMVSGGFCEVSNNKITFLVESAESGHLIDVDRALRAKERAEKRLADAKGQQEKINLTRAQAALHRALARLKVAEKSPK from the coding sequence ATGGCTGAAACTATACATTTAGAAGTTGTCACCCCATCAGGTCCCGTGGTCAGCGAGGATGTCGACATCGTCAGCGCTCCCGGGTACGGTGGTGATTTTGGCGTGCTGGCAAACCATGCGCCTTTTCTCAGCACCATTAAAATAGGGGGACTTGTCTATAAGAAAGACGGCAAGGAAAACTATCTGATGGTGAGCGGTGGTTTCTGTGAGGTATCAAACAATAAAATCACTTTTCTTGTGGAATCTGCCGAATCCGGTCATCTCATCGATGTTGACCGGGCGCTTCGTGCCAAGGAACGCGCTGAAAAGCGTCTTGCCGACGCCAAGGGGCAGCAGGAGAAGATCAATCTCACCAGGGCGCAAGCAGCACTGCATCGCGCCTTGGCCAGACTGAAGGTAGCTGAAAAGTCACCTAAATAA
- a CDS encoding ATP synthase F0 subunit B produces MKKEIKWSKIALAALAITTVVGTAGIIYASGGDPHAADAHGGGMSRSLSPEKLKDLMWRVMNFAALMVILIKFLKKPLVDALKGRRQNIAAEFEDLETRRAEAERRYKEYEAKLAGIDAELKDMVEKAIAAGQTEKTRIIEEANKAAENIKRQAEMAVQTEITEARRRLKNEIAEQAAVMAEEIIKKNLQDSDQDKLVEDYLTKVGGLK; encoded by the coding sequence ATGAAAAAGGAGATAAAGTGGTCAAAGATTGCCCTTGCGGCATTGGCGATTACGACTGTTGTCGGCACAGCGGGGATCATATACGCATCAGGCGGTGATCCGCATGCAGCGGATGCTCACGGGGGCGGCATGTCACGCAGCCTGTCACCGGAAAAATTGAAAGACCTGATGTGGCGCGTCATGAACTTTGCCGCCCTGATGGTCATTTTGATCAAATTCTTGAAAAAACCGCTGGTTGACGCCCTCAAGGGCCGCCGGCAAAACATTGCCGCGGAATTTGAAGACCTGGAAACACGCCGTGCCGAGGCAGAGCGCCGCTACAAAGAATATGAGGCCAAGCTTGCCGGCATAGACGCGGAATTGAAAGATATGGTTGAAAAGGCCATTGCCGCGGGCCAGACGGAAAAAACACGTATCATCGAAGAGGCCAATAAGGCTGCGGAAAACATCAAGCGTCAGGCTGAAATGGCGGTTCAAACGGAAATAACCGAGGCGCGCCGCCGTCTGAAAAATGAAATCGCCGAACAGGCAGCCGTCATGGCTGAAGAGATTATCAAGAAAAATCTCCAGGACTCTGACCAGGACAAACTGGTTGAAGATTATCTGACCAAGGTGGGAGGTCTGAAATAA
- a CDS encoding alanine--tRNA ligase, with protein sequence MTGNDIRKKFLSYFADKGHTIVESSALVPHDDPTLLFTNAGMVQFKRIFTGEEKRDYIRAATCQRCVRAGGKHNDLDNVGYTARHHTFFEMLGNFSFGDYFKEDAIRYGWDFLTKELGLPPEKLWVSVFEDDDEAYALWEKIDDLPQGRIIRLGAKDNFWAMGDTGPCGPCSEIHIDQGSEVGCGRPDCAVGCDCDRFLELWNLVFMQFERSADGTMTPLPKPSIDTGMGLERIAAVIQGVHSNYDSDLFTGIIQEIARVAGTAYGRDSRTDTALRVIADHSRTMSFLVADGVLPSNEGRGYVLRRIMRRAIRFGRTLGLTRPFLSAITKKVAQEMGHAYPHLHDAAGLLVQVVTNEEERFLETLDNGLEMLAKEMHGLKKAGRKMISGDFIFKLYDTFGFPVDIVRDVAIEEGYGIDEEGYNRAMENQRQQSKKSWKGCGLAEIGPGIKSLIASGVKTSFVGYDKKIHRSELIAIINEKGESVPQAGLGDQVLLVSRETPFYAESGGQIGDHGTITTRGGSAGIIDTIKAGEGIILHKGKIRAGCLQCGEEAELVVTDLRRQAIACNHTATHLLHAALKQVLGDHVKQSGSLVDEERLRFDFTHFSPISPDELKKIENIVNQAIRANSDLSVENLSREEALQSGATALFGEKYGDTVRVVSIDTFSKELCGGTHVGATGEIGLLKIIAESGIAAGIRRIEAVTGAKALQIFQQDVEKLASVAGLLRCTADEATGRIEKMMTRIKELEKEVGQLNARLSLSSLDTLLAGGQTVAGIKVVAARIPLDSAKTMREVGDTVRDKLGSGVAVLGGVLNDKVSLLAVVTKDLTGRIQAGNIIKEVAGKVGGGGGGRPDMAQAGGTMPDKLPEALESVYDIVKSLLS encoded by the coding sequence ATGACTGGAAACGATATTCGGAAAAAATTTCTGTCCTACTTTGCCGACAAAGGCCACACCATTGTTGAAAGCTCCGCGCTGGTGCCCCATGATGACCCCACACTGCTGTTTACCAACGCGGGCATGGTGCAGTTCAAGCGCATTTTCACCGGCGAGGAAAAACGGGACTACATTCGCGCCGCAACCTGCCAGCGTTGCGTCCGCGCCGGCGGCAAACACAACGACCTGGACAATGTCGGATATACCGCCCGGCACCACACCTTTTTTGAAATGCTGGGCAATTTCTCCTTTGGCGACTACTTCAAGGAAGATGCCATCCGTTACGGCTGGGACTTCCTTACCAAGGAGCTTGGCCTGCCGCCGGAAAAGTTGTGGGTTTCCGTTTTTGAGGACGACGATGAGGCTTACGCCTTGTGGGAGAAAATTGACGATCTGCCCCAAGGCCGCATCATACGGCTCGGCGCCAAGGATAATTTCTGGGCCATGGGCGACACCGGCCCCTGCGGCCCCTGTTCGGAAATACACATCGACCAGGGTTCCGAGGTTGGCTGCGGCCGGCCGGACTGTGCGGTCGGCTGCGACTGTGACCGTTTTCTCGAACTGTGGAACCTGGTTTTCATGCAGTTTGAACGCAGCGCGGACGGTACCATGACCCCGCTGCCCAAACCCAGCATCGATACCGGCATGGGCCTTGAGCGGATTGCCGCGGTCATCCAGGGTGTTCACAGCAACTATGACTCCGACCTCTTCACCGGCATTATCCAGGAGATTGCCCGGGTAGCGGGAACAGCCTACGGCCGTGACAGCCGCACCGACACGGCCCTGCGGGTTATTGCCGATCACAGCCGCACCATGTCGTTTCTGGTGGCGGACGGTGTTCTGCCCTCCAACGAAGGTCGCGGCTATGTGCTGCGACGCATCATGCGCCGCGCCATCCGCTTCGGCCGCACCCTCGGCCTGACCCGGCCTTTTTTAAGCGCAATCACGAAAAAGGTGGCGCAGGAAATGGGCCATGCCTATCCCCATCTGCATGATGCAGCCGGGCTGCTTGTCCAGGTTGTCACCAACGAAGAAGAACGTTTTCTGGAAACGCTCGATAACGGGCTGGAGATGCTGGCCAAAGAGATGCATGGTTTGAAAAAGGCGGGCCGGAAGATGATCTCCGGTGATTTTATTTTTAAATTGTATGATACCTTCGGCTTCCCGGTGGATATCGTCCGTGACGTCGCCATTGAGGAAGGTTACGGCATTGATGAAGAAGGGTACAACCGTGCCATGGAAAACCAGCGGCAGCAGTCGAAAAAATCGTGGAAGGGCTGCGGCCTTGCCGAGATCGGGCCGGGCATCAAGTCCCTCATCGCATCAGGGGTTAAAACCTCCTTTGTCGGCTATGACAAAAAAATCCACCGCTCGGAACTCATCGCCATCATCAACGAAAAAGGCGAGTCCGTGCCGCAGGCCGGCCTCGGAGACCAGGTGCTGCTTGTCAGCCGGGAAACCCCTTTTTACGCGGAATCAGGCGGCCAGATCGGCGACCACGGCACAATAACCACCCGCGGCGGTTCGGCCGGAATCATTGACACCATCAAGGCCGGTGAAGGAATTATCCTGCACAAAGGAAAAATCAGGGCCGGTTGTCTGCAATGCGGCGAGGAAGCGGAACTTGTCGTTACCGACCTGCGGCGTCAGGCAATCGCCTGCAACCATACGGCAACCCACCTGCTGCACGCCGCCCTGAAACAGGTGCTGGGCGACCATGTCAAACAATCCGGTTCGCTGGTGGATGAGGAACGACTGCGCTTTGACTTCACCCATTTTTCCCCCATTTCGCCCGATGAATTGAAAAAAATAGAGAATATCGTCAATCAGGCGATCCGGGCAAACAGCGATCTCTCCGTTGAAAACCTGAGCAGGGAAGAGGCACTGCAGTCGGGCGCCACCGCTCTTTTCGGCGAAAAATACGGCGACACGGTGCGGGTGGTGTCCATCGACACCTTCAGCAAGGAGCTGTGCGGCGGCACCCATGTCGGAGCAACCGGTGAAATAGGGCTGCTGAAAATCATTGCGGAAAGCGGCATTGCCGCCGGGATCAGACGTATTGAGGCGGTGACCGGAGCCAAGGCCCTGCAGATCTTTCAGCAGGATGTGGAAAAACTCGCCTCCGTCGCCGGCCTGTTGCGCTGCACCGCCGATGAAGCAACCGGCAGAATTGAAAAAATGATGACCCGGATCAAGGAACTGGAAAAAGAGGTGGGCCAGCTCAATGCCCGGCTGTCTCTTTCCAGTCTCGATACCCTGCTTGCCGGCGGGCAGACGGTTGCCGGGATCAAGGTGGTTGCGGCCCGGATCCCGCTCGATTCCGCCAAAACCATGCGCGAAGTGGGTGACACGGTGCGCGACAAGCTGGGCAGCGGGGTGGCGGTGCTGGGCGGGGTTTTAAACGATAAGGTGTCGCTGCTGGCCGTTGTCACCAAGGATCTGACCGGCAGGATACAGGCGGGAAATATTATCAAGGAAGTTGCCGGCAAGGTGGGAGGCGGAGGCGGAGGACGCCCGGATATGGCTCAGGCCGGGGGGACAATGCCCGACAAGCTGCCTGAGGCCCTTGAATCGGTCTATGACATTGTCAAATCACTCTTGTCATAA
- a CDS encoding F0F1 ATP synthase subunit alpha — MQIKAEEISQIIKGQIKDYETKVDLSETGTVISVGDGIARVHGVENCMAMELLEFPNGILGLALNLEADNVGCAIFGDVKYIKEGDIVKRTGKIAEVPVGPEMEGRVVDGVGNPIDGQGPINAKLSSKMEVLAPGVIARKGVHEPCYTGSKAVDAMTPVGRGQRELIIGDRQIGKTALCVDAIIAQKETDMHCIYVAIGQKKSTVALVVEALRKHGAMEYTTVVAACASDPAPMQYIAAFAGCAMGEYYRDNGQHALIIYDDLSKQAVSYRELSLLLRRPPGREAFPGDIFFNHSRLLERASKVNDKLGAGSLTALPIIETQAGDVSAFIPTNVISITDGQVYLEPNLFFSGVRPAINVGLSVSRVGGAAQVKAMKQVAGTLRLDLAQYRELAAFAGFGSDLDAATQAQLTRGARLVEILKQPQYQPLPMEKQVSIIFAGTKGYLDTLPLNTLADYEADLYSYIAANAPDVFDTLKEKKAIDKDLEAKMHSTIKAFTETFKASKGIQ; from the coding sequence ATGCAAATTAAAGCTGAAGAAATCAGTCAGATTATCAAGGGACAGATCAAAGACTACGAAACAAAAGTTGATCTGAGTGAAACCGGAACCGTCATTTCAGTTGGTGACGGTATTGCCAGGGTTCATGGAGTTGAAAACTGCATGGCAATGGAGCTCCTGGAATTCCCCAACGGGATCCTCGGACTCGCCCTCAACCTGGAGGCGGACAACGTCGGTTGCGCCATCTTCGGAGATGTAAAATACATCAAGGAAGGCGATATCGTTAAACGTACCGGCAAGATCGCCGAGGTTCCCGTCGGTCCGGAAATGGAAGGCAGGGTTGTCGACGGCGTCGGTAATCCCATTGACGGCCAAGGCCCGATCAATGCCAAGCTCTCCTCGAAAATGGAGGTTCTTGCCCCCGGTGTTATCGCCAGAAAGGGTGTGCATGAGCCCTGTTACACGGGCAGCAAAGCGGTAGACGCCATGACTCCGGTTGGCCGCGGCCAGCGCGAGCTCATCATCGGCGACCGTCAGATCGGTAAAACCGCTCTCTGCGTTGACGCCATCATTGCCCAGAAAGAAACCGATATGCATTGCATTTATGTCGCCATCGGCCAGAAAAAATCCACGGTGGCGCTGGTTGTTGAGGCGCTTCGCAAACACGGTGCCATGGAATACACCACCGTAGTCGCCGCCTGTGCTTCCGACCCTGCGCCCATGCAGTATATCGCGGCTTTTGCCGGTTGCGCCATGGGTGAATATTATCGTGACAACGGCCAGCACGCCCTGATCATCTATGATGACCTTTCCAAGCAGGCCGTCTCCTACCGCGAGCTGTCGCTTCTGCTTCGCCGTCCGCCGGGACGTGAGGCCTTCCCCGGCGACATTTTCTTCAACCACTCTCGTCTGCTTGAGCGTGCATCAAAAGTAAATGACAAACTGGGCGCCGGTTCACTGACCGCTCTGCCGATCATTGAAACGCAGGCCGGTGACGTTTCCGCCTTTATTCCGACCAACGTTATTTCTATTACCGATGGTCAGGTTTATCTTGAGCCGAACCTTTTCTTCTCCGGTGTTCGTCCGGCTATCAACGTCGGTCTTTCCGTATCACGTGTTGGTGGCGCGGCACAGGTAAAAGCCATGAAACAGGTTGCCGGTACCCTTCGTCTGGATCTTGCTCAGTACCGCGAGCTGGCAGCTTTTGCCGGATTCGGCTCGGATCTTGACGCGGCAACCCAGGCCCAGTTGACCCGCGGCGCGCGTCTGGTCGAGATCCTTAAACAACCCCAGTATCAGCCCCTGCCCATGGAAAAACAGGTTTCCATTATTTTTGCCGGCACCAAGGGCTACCTTGACACCCTGCCGCTCAATACACTGGCGGATTACGAAGCTGATCTGTATTCCTATATTGCAGCGAATGCCCCTGACGTCTTTGACACCCTCAAGGAAAAAAAGGCCATCGATAAGGATCTTGAAGCAAAAATGCACAGCACCATCAAGGCCTTTACCGAAACATTCAAGGCATCCAAAGGAATCCAATAA
- a CDS encoding ATP synthase F1 subunit delta yields the protein MKNDILAKRYAKALFAVGKEENALDEYEKTLQAFAELYVTTPAVRDGLTNIMYPADVRAKVMAEIVKSANVTPIMSNFLNLLAHKNRVNVLPEIAATFQAMVDTDRNFCQGLVITAKALQPALQEKTKATLEKITGKQVVLKTKIDPSIIGGMIAKVGDLILDGSIKTQLEGLKESIKGSE from the coding sequence ATGAAAAACGACATTCTGGCCAAACGATATGCCAAGGCCTTGTTTGCAGTGGGCAAAGAGGAAAATGCCCTGGATGAGTATGAAAAAACATTGCAGGCTTTTGCCGAGTTGTACGTGACCACCCCTGCGGTACGCGACGGCCTGACAAATATCATGTACCCAGCGGATGTGCGCGCCAAGGTCATGGCGGAAATAGTCAAATCGGCGAACGTAACCCCGATCATGTCGAATTTCCTTAATCTGCTGGCGCATAAAAACCGGGTCAATGTGCTGCCCGAAATTGCCGCAACCTTTCAGGCCATGGTCGACACCGATCGGAATTTCTGTCAGGGGCTTGTCATAACGGCAAAGGCGTTACAGCCCGCGCTGCAGGAAAAAACAAAAGCAACTTTGGAAAAGATAACAGGCAAGCAGGTTGTTTTGAAAACCAAGATCGATCCTTCCATCATCGGCGGTATGATTGCAAAGGTCGGGGATCTTATCTTGGACGGCAGTATCAAAACGCAGCTTGAGGGTTTAAAAGAGTCCATCAAAGGGAGTGAATAA